A single Chiroxiphia lanceolata isolate bChiLan1 chromosome 25, bChiLan1.pri, whole genome shotgun sequence DNA region contains:
- the SLC26A9 gene encoding solute carrier family 26 member 9 → MSQARPRYVVERPAYSVSLFDEEFEKKARTYPIGEKLRSLFRCSASRFKLTLFRLFPILVWLPKYKIKDYILPDVLGGLSAGTIQVPQGMAFALLANLPPVNGLYSSFFPLVPYFFLGGIHQMVPGTFAVISIIVGNICNELAPESDFQYFNHTTNETSVNTTALEAARLEISATLACLTALIQLCLGFVQFGFVAIYLSESFIRGFMTAAGLQILISVLKYVFGLTVPSYTGPLAIVYTFIDICKGLPKTNLASLVYALVSAVLLIIVKELNLKYMKKIRMPIPMEIIIVIVATAISGSFNMPEKYGMPIVGKISMGFPEPTLPLVSKWKDMVGTAFSLAIVGYVINLAMGRTLAAKHGYDVDPNQEMLALGCSNFFGSFFKIHVICCALSVTLAVDGAGAKSQVASFFVALVVMVTMLSLGIYLEPLPKSVLGALIAVNLKNSLKQLADPFYLWKKSKLDCLVWLVSFLSAFFLSLPYGVAVGVGFSVLVVVFHTQFRNGSALGQVTSTDIYKNPKSYNKVHEVNGIKIVTYCSPLYFANSEIFREKVIAKTGVDPGKVYLARKKYLKRQEKGTAQPPTKLPKFLLKQNKTLSLQELQKDFESTSPTDTNNNQTTANGASISYVTFRPPANGAGQVQGSRALGSTTTLQGSTFSVMPRADVDPVLTAPPYISFHTIILDMSGVCFVDLMGTKALSKLCSSYQKIGIKVFLANVQAQVYSDISTGGVFEEGGLDRSHIFLTIHDAVLFAQANIKEVVHPPILEERPNQTELSISDESVDESSAEFKNLEEEMFGSMFHSETQTAL, encoded by the exons ATGAGCCAGGCCAGGCCTCGCTATGTCGTGGAACGCCCCGCGTACTCCGTCAGCCTCTTCGACGAGGAGTTTGAGAAGAAAGCCAGAACTTACCCCATTGGGGAAAAACTGAGAAGCCTTTTCAG GTGTTCGGCTTCCAGATTCAAACTCACCCTCTTTCGCCTGTTCCCGATACTCGTGTGGCTTCCCAAGTATAAAATTAAGGATTATATTTTGCCTGATGTCCTCGGTGGGCTCAGTGCTGGGACGATTCAAGTGCCACAAG GGATGGCCTTTGCTCTCCTGGCCAATCTGCCTCCTGTCAATGGGCTCTactcctccttcttccccttggTACCATACTTCTTCCTTGGGGGAATCCATCAGATGGTCCCAG GTACCTTTGCTGTCATCAGCATTATTGTTGGCAACATCTGCAATGAGTTGGCTCCAGAGTCGGACTTCCAGTACTTCAACCACACCACCAATGAGACCAGTGTGAACACCACGGCCCTGGAGGCGGCCAGGCTGGAGATCTCTGCCACCTTAGCCTGCCTGACAGCCCTCATACAG CTGTGCCTGGGGTTCGTGCAGTTTGGCTTTGTTGCCATCTACCTCTCCGAGTCCTTCATCAGGGGCTTCATGACGGCGGCGGGGCTGCAGATCCTCATCTCCGTGCTCAAGTACGTCTTCGGCTTGACAGTCCCGTCTTACACCGGGCCCTTAGCTATCGTCTAC ACATTCATTGACATTTGTAAAGGTCTGCCCAAAACCAACCTGGCCTCCCTGGTCTATGCCTTGGTCAGTGCTGTGCTCCTGATCATTGTCAAGGAGCTCAACCTCAAGTACATGAAGAAGATCCGGATGCCCATCCCCATGGAGATCATCATT GTAATAGTTGCAACTGCAATCTCTGGCAGCTTTAACATGCCCGAGAAGTACGGCATGCCAATCGTCGGGAAGATCAGCATGGG GTTCCCAGAGCCCACCCTGCCCCTGGTGAGCAAGTGGAAGGACATGGTGGGCACGGCCTTCTCGCTCGCCATCGTGGGCTACGTGATCAACCTGGCCATGGGCAGGACTCTGGCAGCCAAGCACGGCTACGACGTGGACCCCAACCAG GAAATGCtggccctgggctgcagcaacTTCTTTGGATCCTTCTTCAAAATCCACGTGATCTGCTGTGCTCTCTCTGTCACTCTCGCCGTGGATGGGGCAGGAGCAAAATCCCAA gtgGCAAGTTTCTTTGTGGCCTTGGTGGTTATGGTGACCATGTTGTCTCTGGGAATCTACCTGGAACCTCTTCCAAAG TCTGTCCTGGGAGCCCTCATTGCAGTGAACCTGAAAAACTCCCTCAAGCAGTTGGCTGATCCCTTCTACCTGTGGAAGAAGAGCAAGCTGGACTGT ctggtgTGGCTGGTGAGCTTCCTCTCCGCCTTCTTCCTGAGCCTTCCCTACGGAGTCGCGGTGGGCGTGGGATTTTCCGTGCTGGTCGTGGTTTTCCATACCCAGTT ccGGAACGGCTCTGCCCTGGGCCAAGTGACTTCCACTGACATCTACAAGAACCCCAAATCCTACAACAAG GTACACGAGGTTAATGGGATTAAAATTGTGACCTATTGCTCACCTCTGTATTTTGCCAACTCAGAGATATTCCGTGAGAAGGTCATAGCCAAG ACTGGGGTGGATCCTGGGAAAGTGTACTTGGCCAGGAAGAAGTATCTGAAACGGCAGGAGAAGGGGACAGCACAGCCACCAACGAAGCTCCCGAAATTCTTATTGAAGCAGAACAAG acCTTGTCTCTGCAAGAGCTCCAGAAGGACTTTGAAAGCACCTCTCCAACAGATACCAACAACAACCAGACGACTGCCAACGGCGCCAGCATCTCCTACGTCACCTTCCGTCCCCCTGCCAACGGTGCCGGGCAGGTTCAGGGCTCCAGGGCCCTGGGCAGCACCACCACCCTGCAGGGAAGCACCTTCAGTGTCATGCCCAGGGCAGATGTTGACCCTGTGCTGACAGCACCGCCCTACATCAGCTTTCACACCATCATCCTGGACATGAGCGGGGTGTGTTTTGTCGACCTCATGGGCACGAAAGCTCTGAGCAAG TTGTGTTCCAGTTACCAGAAGATTGGGATTAAAGTGTTCTTGGCAAATGTGCAGG cccaggtgTACAGTGACATCAGCACAGGTGGAGTCTTTGAGGAGGGAGGCCTGGACCGAAGTCACATCTTCCTGACCATCCACGATGCTGTTTTGTTTGCACAGGCAAATATCAAAGAAGTTGTCCACCCACCCATCTTGGAAGAG